In the genome of Raphanus sativus cultivar WK10039 chromosome 4, ASM80110v3, whole genome shotgun sequence, one region contains:
- the LOC108849635 gene encoding uncharacterized protein LOC108849635 has product MTTHLDKALKHLSIEEEDEPFVLPDRPEFYATERNELSLIGRLLNPRCQRMSDLILDMPRKWKLYNRVRGVALSNERFQFIFKYEQDLLDVLSKVHTSSNWSIVLERWTEKPPADYLQYLRVWVQMRNIPVNHYTPGTIMAMGEFAGQVIDVPYDPEKAQIKDYVRVFVKFDVSKPLRRSKRLTLPGREVVNILYDYERLQKRCYTCQRLTHEQSVCPWVSKDKEVQTKGSCFSAESKNTEVLLTLEETDPLHGVIESKHLGLDPVSGRPKIAKEVLDGMRQYLLAADGQEKQAREERVKKSLEDLDDDIIGQKVYLRLEQVPTLSSNLDKGKGTVFDFSAQATPNPAQGKLMASAIVAGSKTLQSGKILSLPPTIQGPGGSSQSEFLMESSTGYSVGISDTSISGTTPKKAKQRKRPGTYTRKAAGKRVAKVPTDGEKMVGEGIISDGKRKAQEDVEPSQSSARFKKPLVVPNEGPSSI; this is encoded by the coding sequence ATGACGACTCACCTGGATAAAGCACTGAAGCATCTGTCCattgaggaagaagacgaaCCTTTTGTTCTTCCAGATAGGCCGGAGTTCTATGCGACAGAGAGGAATGAGCTGAGTTTAATAGGGCGTCTCCTCAACCCTAGGTGTCAAAGGATGTCGGATCTAATCCTTGACATGCCCCGCAAGTGGAAGCTGTACAATAGGGTGAGAGGAGTTGCTCTGTCTAACGAAAGGTTCCAGTTTATCTTTAAGTATGAGCAGGATCTTCTTGATGTTCTAAGCAAGGTCCATACAAGTAGCAACTGGTCGATTGTCCTGGAGAGGTGGACTGAGAAACCACCGGCTGACTATCTGCAGTATCTACGGGTTTGGGTACAGATGAGAAACATACCGGTGAACCACTACACGCCGGGAACGATTATGGCGATGGGAGAATTTGCGGGTCAAGTTATTGACGTGCCCTATGATCCAGAAAAGGCCCAGATCAAAGACTATGTGAGAGTGTTTGTGAAGTTTGATGTCTCGAAGCCTTTGAGAAGGTCGAAGAGACTTACTCTTCCTGGCAGGGAGGTAGTAAACATACTGTATGACTATGAAAGGCTGCAAAAAAGATGTTACACTTGCCAGAGGTTAACTCACGAACAATCTGTGTGTCCATGGGTTAGCAAAGACAAGGAAGTACAAACGAAGGGGTCCTGTTTTTCGGCAGAAAGTAAGAATACGGAAGTTCTGCTGACCTTGGAGGAGACAGATCCTCTTCATGGAGTTATTGAGAGCAAGCATCTGGGCTTGGATCCTGTCTCTGGTCGACCGAAGATTGCGAAGGAGGTTCTGGATGGAATGAGACAATACCTCTTAGCAGCAGATGGTCAGGAGAAACAGGCGAGAGAAGAAAGAGTGAAAAAATCCCTGGAAGATCTTGATGATGATATTATTGGTCAGAAAGTTTATCTTAGGTTGGAGCAGGTCCCAACGCTATCATCGAACTTAGATAAAGGAAAAGGAACTGTCTTTGACTTCAGTGCGCAGGCAACACCAAATCCAGCACAAGGGAAGCTAATGGCCAGTGCCATAGTGGCTGGCTCTAAAACTCTGCAATCGGGGAAAATTCTTTCCTTACCTCCAACTATACAGGGGCCTGGAGGATCTTCTCAGTCAGAATTTTTGATGGAAAGTTCAACGGGTTATAGTGTTGGTATCTCTGATACTAGCATTTCCGGGACTACTCCAAAGAAAGCTAaacagagaaagagaccggGTACCTATACGAGGAAAGCAGCTGGAAAGAGGGTGGCTAAGGTACCGACCGATGGAGAGAAAATGGTGGGTGAAGGGATAATTTCAGATGGAAAGAGGAAAGCACAAGAAGATGTCGAGCCATCTCAAAGCTCTGCAAGGTTTAAGAAACCATTGGTGGTCCCAAATGAGGGACCGTCCAGTATCTAA